A single genomic interval of Terriglobus albidus harbors:
- a CDS encoding DNA-directed RNA polymerase subunit omega, producing MRSLQVYRALDQVPNRFTLCHTVSQSVRRIHVNGNPFDGTLTAVLDGIGSGAFHGRLITLPSRDHKALLAA from the coding sequence GTGCGTTCACTTCAGGTCTATCGTGCTCTTGATCAAGTTCCGAACCGCTTTACCCTTTGCCATACAGTCTCTCAAAGCGTCCGGCGCATTCACGTCAACGGAAATCCCTTTGACGGTACCCTTACCGCAGTACTCGACGGTATCGGCAGCGGTGCATTTCACGGCCGGCTCATAACGTTGCCGTCTCGAGACCACAAAGCGCTTCTGGCCGCATAA
- a CDS encoding radical SAM protein, whose amino-acid sequence MKTTEVLKAWRGILTGRKPSLSIEITKECPLRCPGCYAFDPAHLGNSSELRQLSDFKGEQLVSNVLAIVDREKPLHLSLVGGDPLVRYRELELLLPQLEARGIHTQVVTSAFRVIPAAWNRLRRLNIVVSIDGLQADHDKRRSPATYERILKNIAGAKVTIHSTITGDVAARPGYLEEFLKFWSGRPEINKVWFSLFTPQRSAAGPEILTTEQRAFVIADLLRLREDYPILDMSASLIREMQTPPSSPAECIFARTTQTISADLKTKITPCQFGGDPDCAQCGCIASMGLAAVGHHKVLGRLTAGHLFDISDTIGMYWRKTATIFKRPQSVPEDVPFRILQN is encoded by the coding sequence ATGAAGACGACTGAAGTATTGAAGGCATGGAGAGGTATCCTCACGGGCCGAAAACCGTCTCTCTCCATCGAGATCACAAAGGAGTGTCCGCTCCGGTGTCCTGGATGTTATGCCTTTGACCCTGCTCATCTCGGGAATAGCTCGGAACTCCGACAACTTTCAGATTTCAAAGGTGAGCAACTGGTTAGCAACGTTCTTGCGATCGTCGACCGCGAAAAACCGTTGCATCTGTCTCTTGTCGGCGGTGATCCCTTGGTGCGCTATCGCGAGTTGGAGTTGCTGCTTCCGCAATTGGAAGCACGCGGTATCCATACACAGGTTGTGACCAGCGCTTTCCGGGTCATACCTGCCGCATGGAACAGATTGCGCCGCCTGAACATCGTTGTCTCTATCGACGGACTTCAGGCAGACCACGATAAACGGCGCAGCCCGGCAACTTATGAGCGAATTCTCAAAAATATTGCCGGTGCGAAGGTTACGATCCACTCCACGATTACGGGAGACGTTGCGGCCCGGCCTGGCTATCTGGAGGAATTTCTCAAGTTCTGGAGCGGACGTCCGGAGATCAACAAAGTATGGTTCAGCCTGTTTACGCCACAGCGAAGCGCGGCCGGCCCGGAGATTCTCACAACTGAACAGCGAGCGTTCGTGATCGCGGACCTTCTAAGACTTCGGGAAGATTATCCCATTCTGGATATGTCTGCATCGCTCATCCGGGAGATGCAGACTCCGCCCTCCAGCCCGGCCGAATGTATCTTTGCACGCACGACGCAGACAATCTCCGCGGACCTGAAGACCAAGATCACACCATGTCAGTTTGGCGGAGATCCGGATTGCGCTCAGTGCGGCTGTATCGCTTCCATGGGCCTGGCCGCAGTCGGCCACCACAAGGTATTAGGCAGGCTTACGGCAGGCCACCTCTTCGATATTTCCGACACCATTGGCATGTACTGGAGGAAGACAGCAACCATATTCAAGCGGCCTCAATCGGTTCCGGAGGATGTACCGTTCCGGATTTTGCAGAACTGA
- a CDS encoding ABC transporter permease, which yields MIPTPMWRRYARFFGADPVADVDDELRFHLETKTEELIAQGWQPGEARKEAERQFGDLRMIRNVGKAFGQKDQKRKRFNDYWTDAQQDLRYTFRILLRDRGFAAISVLILALAIGANISVFSVVNSLLLRPLPFPESNRLVWIAPPPSECGLSCATYSADAYDEFRAGNRTFQDVTGYFAFSTADNLRLRGHGDPVPVTGLDVIGNFFQVLGVQPAMGRLFTADEGRKGSQPAVLLSNAFWKRQFAADPNIIGKPISLSGQAGELVTVVGVLPASFDFGAVFAPGTRIDVFTPLYLDQARDWGNIVTLIGRLKPHVTAAQALDDANRIAPDIYFNVKYPETKGRYKGDLIPVSLKDHVTGALRRSLIILWSAVGLILLIAGVNLSNLLLARSAARAKEFAIRSALGASRSRVVRQLLMESFVLSSAGAVLGIALAAILLRWLSHQGSLALPLLSSLRIDGHAAGWSVLIVTFTALLFGFLPGLRMSRVNHQEALKDSGQRAGLGRTHERLRSTLVVSEIALACVLLISAGLLLRSFLKVLDVDLGFRPDSAASIKFDYEDSAPTFEAAAAKRGAIFQQALTQISALPGVEAAGIADYLPLGPNRQWDEPAPQGKTFARGTLPSPLVYVVSPGFFRAMGIQFEGRDFTWADNLQSQRVVLINHSAARVYWPGESAVGKILMRGKEADHVIGVVNDVREEDVEAGTGSQIYYPATQQDPAGAQLVIRTSLPPASLATGILHILRALNPRQPAAEFRPLRTIVDRAVSPRRFFMMLVGAFASLGVLLAALGIYGIISYSVTQKTQEIGVRMALGATTGRVRRDVILSTLRLAAIGIVTGTVVSITSARLIASLLFGTSPWDMTTYLVMMLAILAVALMSGYLPARRASRVDPLAALRIQ from the coding sequence GTGATACCCACTCCCATGTGGCGCCGCTATGCACGCTTTTTTGGCGCAGACCCGGTTGCCGACGTCGACGATGAGTTGCGATTTCATCTCGAAACCAAGACGGAGGAGTTGATCGCGCAAGGCTGGCAACCCGGGGAGGCGCGCAAAGAAGCAGAGCGCCAGTTTGGAGACCTTCGCATGATACGGAACGTAGGTAAAGCCTTTGGACAAAAAGACCAGAAGCGCAAACGCTTCAACGATTATTGGACCGATGCGCAACAGGACTTGCGATACACCTTTCGCATCCTTCTTCGTGATCGTGGATTCGCCGCAATATCGGTTCTTATTCTGGCATTAGCGATCGGCGCGAACATCTCTGTTTTCAGCGTGGTGAACTCGCTACTTTTGCGGCCGCTTCCGTTTCCTGAATCGAATCGGCTGGTATGGATTGCTCCACCTCCAAGCGAATGCGGCCTTTCCTGTGCCACCTACTCCGCCGACGCATACGACGAATTCCGCGCCGGAAACCGTACGTTTCAGGACGTCACGGGCTACTTTGCCTTTTCCACAGCAGACAATCTGCGCTTGAGAGGTCATGGCGATCCAGTTCCAGTAACGGGTCTCGACGTCATTGGCAATTTCTTTCAGGTCCTGGGAGTTCAGCCGGCGATGGGGCGCCTCTTCACGGCTGACGAAGGGCGTAAGGGCAGTCAACCGGCGGTGCTATTGAGCAATGCCTTTTGGAAACGGCAATTCGCCGCAGACCCAAACATCATCGGCAAGCCAATCAGCCTAAGCGGACAGGCTGGCGAGTTGGTTACGGTGGTCGGTGTGCTGCCGGCAAGTTTCGACTTCGGCGCGGTGTTTGCCCCGGGAACCAGAATCGATGTCTTCACACCCTTGTATCTTGATCAGGCTCGCGACTGGGGAAACATTGTGACTCTCATTGGCCGTCTCAAGCCGCATGTGACGGCAGCCCAGGCACTCGACGATGCCAACCGCATTGCTCCAGATATTTATTTCAATGTGAAATACCCCGAGACCAAGGGCCGCTACAAAGGCGATCTTATCCCTGTGTCGCTCAAGGACCATGTTACCGGGGCATTGCGTCGTTCACTCATCATCTTGTGGTCCGCAGTAGGCTTGATCCTCCTCATTGCTGGAGTTAATCTTTCCAATCTTCTGCTGGCCCGCTCGGCGGCCCGCGCCAAGGAATTTGCTATCCGCAGCGCGCTTGGCGCAAGCCGCAGCCGCGTCGTGCGTCAATTGTTGATGGAAAGTTTTGTACTCTCATCTGCGGGTGCGGTTCTCGGCATTGCCCTGGCTGCGATTCTGCTCAGATGGCTCTCCCATCAGGGTTCGCTGGCGCTGCCCCTGCTCAGCAGCTTGCGGATTGACGGCCACGCAGCAGGATGGTCTGTTCTCATCGTCACCTTCACTGCGCTTCTCTTCGGGTTTCTTCCAGGTCTGAGAATGTCAAGAGTCAATCATCAGGAGGCCCTCAAGGATTCGGGACAGAGAGCGGGCCTTGGTCGCACTCACGAGCGTCTTCGCTCAACACTGGTTGTCTCTGAGATCGCCCTCGCATGTGTTCTTTTGATCAGTGCCGGATTGCTGCTGCGCAGCTTCTTGAAGGTTCTGGACGTTGACCTTGGATTCCGGCCAGACAGTGCCGCGTCAATCAAGTTCGACTACGAAGATAGCGCTCCGACTTTTGAAGCAGCTGCGGCAAAACGTGGTGCCATCTTTCAGCAGGCTCTTACGCAAATCAGCGCACTCCCTGGAGTCGAAGCCGCCGGCATAGCAGACTATCTTCCACTTGGCCCAAATCGCCAGTGGGATGAACCGGCTCCGCAAGGAAAGACTTTCGCACGAGGTACGCTCCCATCTCCCCTCGTGTACGTTGTTTCCCCTGGTTTCTTCCGTGCGATGGGCATTCAGTTCGAAGGCCGTGATTTCACCTGGGCCGACAATCTGCAGAGTCAACGAGTTGTTCTCATCAATCACTCCGCGGCACGAGTGTACTGGCCCGGCGAAAGCGCGGTGGGAAAGATCCTCATGCGCGGCAAGGAGGCAGATCATGTGATCGGCGTTGTGAATGATGTTCGTGAAGAGGATGTTGAGGCGGGGACGGGATCGCAAATCTATTATCCGGCGACACAGCAAGACCCGGCTGGAGCGCAGCTTGTGATTCGCACGAGTCTTCCGCCGGCTTCGCTTGCCACCGGCATCCTGCACATTCTGCGTGCCCTGAATCCCAGGCAGCCTGCCGCTGAGTTCCGCCCCCTCCGCACAATCGTCGATCGCGCCGTCTCTCCGCGCCGTTTCTTCATGATGCTTGTGGGTGCCTTCGCTTCTCTCGGCGTTCTATTGGCCGCCCTGGGCATTTATGGAATCATCTCCTACTCTGTCACTCAGAAGACCCAGGAAATTGGGGTTCGCATGGCACTTGGGGCAACCACGGGCCGCGTCCGGCGTGACGTCATCCTTAGCACCTTACGTCTTGCTGCTATTGGCATTGTGACGGGAACAGTTGTCTCCATCACATCGGCCCGCCTCATTGCATCCCTGCTTTTCGGTACTTCACCGTGGGACATGACTACCTATTTGGTAATGATGTTAGCGATCCTTGCAGTAGCTCTGATGTCCGGATATTTACCGGCGCGAAGGGCTTCCCGTGTGGATCCGTTAGCCGCTCTTCGTATTCAGTAA
- a CDS encoding PadR family transcriptional regulator, with product MVDTKLEFLRGTLDVLILKALVWGPLHGYAITSLIRGHSDHALLLEEGTLYPALWRLQSKGLLAADWGLSENNRKAKFYRLTSEGRRQLHHEIKTWEAYATAVAKVLSAKEPSLSEVAK from the coding sequence ATGGTGGACACCAAACTCGAGTTTCTTCGCGGCACGCTCGATGTTCTTATCCTCAAAGCATTGGTGTGGGGTCCTCTCCACGGCTATGCCATCACCAGTCTTATCCGGGGGCACAGCGACCACGCTCTGCTGCTGGAGGAGGGTACGCTATACCCCGCGCTCTGGCGCTTACAAAGTAAAGGACTCCTTGCGGCTGACTGGGGATTGTCCGAGAACAATCGCAAGGCAAAGTTCTATCGGCTCACGTCTGAGGGACGACGCCAGTTGCATCACGAAATCAAAACCTGGGAAGCGTATGCGACCGCTGTTGCCAAGGTTCTTAGCGCGAAGGAGCCTTCCTTATCGGAGGTAGCAAAGTGA
- a CDS encoding tyrosine-type recombinase/integrase codes for MRYHIQPVVKRLGIKKQVSWHTFRRTFTSLLHADGEDVKVVQELLRHGSVKVTMDIYAQAQMPVKREALRKVVEMMRPVAADRAVLGA; via the coding sequence ATGCGGTATCACATCCAACCGGTGGTTAAGCGGCTTGGCATCAAGAAGCAGGTCAGCTGGCATACGTTCCGGCGAACCTTCACCTCGTTGCTCCATGCAGATGGGGAGGACGTGAAGGTGGTTCAGGAACTGTTGCGGCACGGGTCGGTGAAGGTAACGATGGACATCTACGCGCAGGCGCAGATGCCGGTCAAGCGAGAGGCACTGAGAAAGGTAGTGGAGATGATGCGACCGGTGGCGGCCGACAGGGCAGTGCTGGGCGCATGA
- a CDS encoding FtsX-like permease family protein — protein sequence MNHISRRKKLGAASLAGAGSLMPRMATARAHGHAPLTICNSLCKDAPYSAKRSSRHHRRSHHAPSRHLRQYAQPQSKSGNQHRLLPRRLPLIVRLVARALHRNPFRHLFLRSPGSRHHRSRQCRANSVEQRTREFWIRMALGAPQWNVLFLTLASTARTTAIGLVLGGLLSIGLSDAVHRWTQSSMRDAAVLAIISAVFLVASAIACFLPARRATRIDPMVALRDN from the coding sequence ATGAATCACATCTCGCGCAGAAAGAAACTCGGAGCCGCCTCACTCGCAGGTGCCGGTAGTCTGATGCCGCGCATGGCTACGGCCCGTGCCCACGGCCATGCACCCTTAACCATTTGCAATTCTCTCTGCAAAGACGCGCCGTACAGCGCTAAACGATCTTCTCGTCACCACCGGAGATCCCACCACGCTCCTTCACGCCATCTGCGCCAATATGCGCAACCTCAATCAAAATCAGGCAATCAGCACCGCCTACTCCCTCGACGACTTCCTCTCATTGTTCGTCTGGTCGCACGAGCGCTTCATCGCAATCCTTTTCGCCATCTTTTCCTTCGTAGCCCCGGGTCTCGCCACCATCGGTCTCGCCAGTGTAGGGCCAACTCCGTCGAGCAGCGCACCCGCGAGTTCTGGATCCGCATGGCCCTGGGCGCTCCTCAATGGAATGTCCTATTCCTCACCCTCGCCTCCACCGCTCGAACCACCGCCATCGGACTCGTCCTCGGCGGCCTCCTCAGCATCGGCCTCAGCGACGCGGTCCATCGTTGGACCCAAAGCAGTATGCGCGACGCCGCCGTTCTCGCCATCATCTCCGCCGTCTTCCTCGTCGCGTCGGCTATCGCCTGCTTCTTGCCCGCCCGCCGGGCCACCCGCATCGATCCGATGGTCGCTCTCCGCGACAACTAA
- a CDS encoding glycosyl hydrolase family 28-related protein: MTFPATSLYWLVATALSKLEFRTASIVLIATILYGVSVEAQGSTQTDSPTITVGGSMYTTLRPVTITDSTPGSVIYYTLDGSVPTPSSPVYSSPLSITTTSTVQAYATASGYLDSDVASASVPIPTISPTLWDAPTVAGQVSYVEEIPLADPSLSGAGFLNVVTQGGVDNTGTTDAACAIQALLNNTTLTHNGVKYGAAAPWQDLIVFFPNGTYLLSNPACLPLAKNYSDGTPDYGMVFVGESQAGSVLKLAANTLPNLQFTGNTTAGNRVISNVSNVSGLYVNQQLRGPAIRPGTTIAAIGSNSVTLSISASTTATATAVTVLTPVIFTQSILALSGGVYQQFGNQAFHNVIENLTVDTSASGNQAATGISFLVSNMGTIRNVTLLGDTSSTSTGMGIDMTRGVLGPGLVENVSISGYNRGVDVAYNCCSINLEHLTFDNQLSGAIFNADDLINANAIWIKSGHGSSAITNSTGNGMVILANSRIDQAGSALINNVSSTGGVVSIRNTSFPSAQSNLGGSSGTINGTIRAQSYNSGSDFLLPLKLDTPVLPYDVASQWFAPASGMSAQWTDQVTTPIDATSAINAALTCQNGSTSTLYLPHGIWYISSPIKIPSWVDRVVGMNSTIRILPSATANFPSGTPMFEIVSDTSGSCPYAPTVVIERLAFDATGASVSGLYAVQADAPLNNMIARTVVLRDHYSIGVGQVHRLADAGELFLENTTGSPARIDGNNYVLARQFNSESATLGSSRVTNNGAPLWIFGFKTEGPSNIVASLNSPSTNEIIGGFFYTQPGSHSTVPGTTCAGAGSTTSTTSATSAMYILSGGSKVESTFIEEVEPTSSQTVASQSYPFYVWAAGSCQAGAGATTNPFTDVINRTPIYTAPTEAGFIVPEILAAP; this comes from the coding sequence ATGACATTTCCGGCCACATCTCTCTATTGGCTCGTTGCAACTGCCCTATCCAAGCTAGAGTTCCGTACGGCTTCTATCGTTTTGATTGCGACCATCCTCTACGGTGTTTCCGTCGAGGCACAAGGCTCAACACAAACAGATTCTCCCACAATTACGGTAGGGGGCTCGATGTACACAACGCTCCGGCCCGTTACGATCACTGACTCTACACCCGGTTCCGTAATCTATTACACCCTCGACGGGTCTGTTCCGACGCCATCCTCGCCGGTCTATTCGTCTCCTCTATCCATCACCACAACCAGCACGGTTCAGGCATACGCAACTGCATCTGGATATCTGGACAGTGATGTTGCCTCCGCTTCCGTGCCTATTCCAACTATTTCCCCAACACTGTGGGACGCTCCGACGGTAGCTGGGCAGGTGTCGTATGTTGAAGAGATTCCATTAGCAGACCCTTCCCTATCAGGTGCCGGCTTTCTGAACGTCGTGACCCAAGGGGGAGTCGATAACACCGGTACGACGGACGCCGCCTGCGCGATACAGGCGCTACTGAACAACACCACATTAACCCACAACGGTGTAAAGTATGGGGCTGCGGCGCCATGGCAAGACTTGATTGTCTTTTTCCCAAACGGCACGTACCTTTTGAGCAACCCGGCTTGTTTGCCCTTGGCGAAGAACTATAGCGATGGAACGCCCGATTACGGCATGGTGTTTGTCGGAGAGAGTCAGGCGGGCAGCGTACTCAAACTTGCGGCAAATACCTTGCCGAACCTTCAATTTACCGGAAATACAACCGCAGGAAATCGAGTCATCTCGAATGTCTCCAACGTTTCCGGTCTATATGTCAATCAGCAGTTGCGTGGGCCAGCCATACGTCCGGGAACGACCATTGCAGCGATCGGGAGCAACTCTGTCACCCTGTCGATTAGTGCCAGTACGACCGCGACTGCGACAGCAGTCACAGTGCTCACTCCTGTTATTTTCACTCAATCCATCCTGGCGCTATCCGGAGGCGTTTACCAGCAATTCGGAAATCAGGCATTCCACAATGTAATAGAAAACTTAACCGTCGATACCAGTGCGAGCGGGAATCAAGCCGCCACAGGAATAAGCTTCCTGGTAAGTAATATGGGCACAATCCGCAATGTGACTCTCCTTGGAGATACGAGTTCCACAAGCACTGGAATGGGAATCGACATGACACGAGGCGTATTGGGACCAGGTCTTGTAGAAAATGTCTCGATATCCGGGTATAACCGCGGCGTAGATGTCGCCTATAACTGTTGCTCGATCAATTTGGAGCATCTGACGTTCGACAATCAACTTTCAGGCGCAATCTTCAATGCTGATGATTTGATCAATGCAAATGCCATCTGGATTAAGTCAGGGCATGGCTCATCTGCCATCACGAATTCGACGGGCAACGGAATGGTCATTCTCGCCAATAGCAGGATCGATCAGGCTGGATCAGCCCTGATCAATAACGTTTCGTCGACCGGGGGTGTTGTGTCGATTCGCAACACTTCATTTCCATCCGCACAGAGCAACCTTGGCGGCTCTTCCGGGACGATCAATGGGACCATTCGCGCTCAAAGCTATAACTCAGGCAGTGATTTCCTTCTTCCTCTCAAGCTGGACACGCCAGTGCTTCCCTACGATGTGGCTTCGCAGTGGTTCGCCCCGGCATCAGGGATGTCCGCACAGTGGACCGATCAGGTTACCACGCCAATTGATGCAACCTCTGCGATTAATGCGGCACTGACCTGTCAGAACGGAAGCACGTCCACGCTGTACCTTCCCCATGGGATCTGGTACATATCCTCTCCCATCAAAATCCCCTCTTGGGTTGACCGGGTCGTGGGCATGAATTCGACGATCCGCATTTTGCCTTCCGCTACCGCGAACTTCCCGTCAGGCACCCCAATGTTCGAAATTGTGAGCGACACCTCAGGCAGCTGCCCCTATGCACCAACCGTCGTGATCGAACGCCTGGCCTTTGACGCTACAGGAGCGTCCGTAAGTGGACTGTATGCCGTACAAGCAGATGCTCCTCTCAACAACATGATCGCTCGTACCGTGGTACTACGGGATCACTACAGTATTGGCGTCGGCCAGGTGCACCGCTTGGCCGACGCCGGAGAACTCTTCCTCGAAAATACGACGGGAAGCCCCGCTCGCATCGATGGAAACAACTATGTTTTAGCAAGGCAATTCAATTCGGAATCGGCAACCCTTGGATCGTCGCGCGTCACCAATAACGGCGCCCCTCTATGGATTTTTGGCTTCAAAACAGAAGGGCCCAGCAATATTGTTGCCAGCCTCAACTCTCCTTCGACAAATGAAATCATCGGGGGATTCTTTTACACACAACCAGGGAGTCACAGTACTGTTCCGGGAACAACGTGTGCCGGCGCGGGTTCAACTACGAGCACAACCAGTGCAACCTCCGCTATGTATATCCTTAGTGGCGGATCAAAAGTGGAATCTACGTTCATAGAAGAAGTAGAGCCTACGAGTTCCCAAACAGTGGCCTCCCAAAGCTATCCCTTCTATGTATGGGCTGCGGGTTCCTGTCAGGCTGGAGCAGGCGCGACGACGAACCCTTTTACAGATGTGATCAACCGTACGCCAATCTATACGGCACCAACAGAAGCCGGTTTCATTGTTCCCGAAATCCTGGCGGCTCCCTAA
- a CDS encoding carboxypeptidase-like regulatory domain-containing protein → MVSYLWSRPVLLLILLAIIVCNAHTQTIYGGLTGTVLDPTGIPIQNASVTIRSVETGVVISISTNDHGLYTANTLVPGVYTVSINVSGFSPVRVTGVVVAVNATRQLDETLSLASTSDQVVVTAASPALQTERADVSYEISTEMMENLPTTSTTGRNFQSLYQLVPGATPPAEQNSASGNPQRSQATNVNGTPNIANSTKIDGAINTYPWVPFDKEEDCVKG, encoded by the coding sequence ATGGTGTCGTATCTCTGGTCAAGGCCCGTTCTGCTACTCATCCTGCTTGCCATCATTGTCTGTAACGCGCATACGCAAACAATTTATGGTGGCCTGACAGGCACCGTACTGGATCCGACTGGGATCCCAATTCAGAATGCATCTGTGACCATTCGAAGTGTGGAGACCGGGGTCGTAATCTCAATCAGTACAAACGACCATGGCTTATACACAGCAAACACCCTAGTGCCCGGGGTCTATACGGTTTCCATCAATGTATCCGGGTTTAGTCCGGTACGTGTGACGGGGGTTGTTGTTGCCGTCAACGCGACCCGGCAACTGGATGAAACATTGTCACTTGCGTCGACTTCTGATCAGGTCGTCGTGACGGCGGCTTCTCCGGCACTACAGACCGAGCGAGCGGATGTCAGCTATGAGATCTCGACGGAGATGATGGAGAACCTGCCGACTACCTCCACAACAGGCCGCAACTTTCAAAGCCTCTATCAGTTGGTTCCCGGAGCGACCCCTCCCGCCGAACAAAATTCGGCCAGTGGCAATCCGCAACGTTCCCAGGCCACCAATGTCAACGGAACGCCGAATATTGCCAATAGCACCAAGATCGATGGCGCCATCAATACCTATCCGTGGGTGCCCTTCGATAAGGAAGAAGACTGTGTCAAGGGGTAA
- a CDS encoding IS110 family transposase, with protein sequence MQIVGCDFHPQWQQVSFLDQETGEYREAKLVNGDGEAERFYRSLSPGALVGIESCGNAQWFIDLLSSLGHTVWVGDAAKIRASYVRKQKTDRRDADHILKLLVEDRFPRLWTPSAKQRDLRQLLIHRHKLVEIRTRVKNGLQHLAMNRGVQKQSRLWSVRGRAELEKLPLEGWSARRREDLLELMKGLDRQVKELDEAVVQAAREDAKAELLMSQPGVGPITAMAFVLTIGDVSRFEYSGKVASYLGLIPSEYTSGGKRKLGAISKQGNRFMRQLLVEAAQTACRLDEGFRKQYQARCHHKPKAVAKVAAARRLAVRLYWMLRLNKRYPEIAHIESSSGVPLAIHGRDVE encoded by the coding sequence ATGCAGATTGTAGGTTGTGATTTCCATCCGCAGTGGCAGCAGGTTTCATTTTTAGATCAGGAGACTGGCGAGTACCGGGAAGCGAAGCTAGTCAACGGTGATGGGGAGGCGGAGCGGTTCTACCGGTCGTTGTCTCCAGGAGCGCTTGTAGGGATCGAGTCGTGCGGCAACGCGCAGTGGTTTATTGATCTTCTAAGCAGTCTGGGTCACACGGTGTGGGTCGGAGATGCGGCGAAGATCCGAGCCAGCTATGTACGGAAGCAGAAGACGGACCGCCGGGATGCGGACCATATCCTGAAGCTGCTGGTGGAGGACCGGTTTCCGCGGTTGTGGACGCCTTCAGCCAAGCAGCGGGATCTTCGTCAGCTGCTGATCCACCGACACAAGCTGGTGGAGATCCGGACCCGGGTGAAGAACGGGCTGCAGCACCTGGCGATGAACCGTGGCGTACAGAAGCAGTCGCGGCTGTGGAGCGTTCGGGGGAGGGCTGAGTTGGAAAAGCTTCCCCTGGAGGGCTGGAGTGCTCGTCGACGGGAGGATCTGTTGGAACTGATGAAGGGTCTGGACCGGCAGGTCAAGGAGCTGGATGAGGCAGTCGTACAAGCGGCCAGGGAGGATGCGAAGGCGGAGCTGTTGATGAGCCAGCCGGGAGTCGGCCCGATCACGGCGATGGCCTTCGTACTGACGATCGGCGATGTGAGCCGGTTCGAGTACAGCGGGAAGGTCGCCAGCTATCTGGGCCTGATCCCCAGCGAATACACCTCGGGCGGCAAGCGGAAACTGGGAGCCATCAGCAAGCAGGGTAACCGGTTCATGCGCCAGTTGCTGGTGGAAGCAGCACAGACGGCCTGCCGGCTGGATGAGGGATTTCGAAAGCAGTATCAGGCTCGCTGCCACCACAAGCCGAAAGCAGTGGCCAAGGTGGCGGCAGCAAGGAGGTTAGCAGTGCGACTCTACTGGATGCTCAGGCTGAACAAACGCTATCCAGAGATCGCCCATATCGAGAGCAGCTCGGGGGTGCCCCTGGCCATCCATGGTCGTGACGTTGAGTGA